In one Lycium barbarum isolate Lr01 chromosome 7, ASM1917538v2, whole genome shotgun sequence genomic region, the following are encoded:
- the LOC132603088 gene encoding uncharacterized protein LOC132603088 yields the protein MAATTRRSSGPVVRSLSPAGKFYSPSQRRSKTTSSAFASSTSGFSTGSHQILSRSTSPNRVNLYNTSSSRSSSSVRFSLDRATSPSRSISAVNRNNHIVKNQSHNSSGQKKACMCSPTTHPGSFRCSLHKHTSPNTSRSTTSSSYSSNQLNMRRSAMTNSLVRIGTVEGDLVKRALAALIRPSSHQQRRRANFQCRPSRLSVMSKV from the coding sequence ATGGCGGCTACTACCCGTAGATCAAGTGGACCAGTAGTCCGTTCACTTTCACCTGCTGGAAAATTCTACTCACCGAGCCAGAGAAGGTCAAAGACTACCTCATCGGCTTTTGCTTCTTCAACATCCGGTTTTTCCACCGGTTCACACCAAATTCTCAGCAGATCAACTTCACCGAACCGCGTAAATTTATACAATACCTCAAGCTCGAGGTCTTCGTCGTCAGTACGGTTCTCGTTAGACCGTGCAACTTCACCGAGCCGGTCTATATCAGCAGTGAACCGGAATAATCACATCGTTAAGAACCAGAGTCATAATAGTAGCGGTCAAAAGAAGGCGTGTATGTGCTCACCTACTACACATCCAGGTTCGTTCCGATGTAGTCTACATAAGCATACGAGTCCTAATACAAGCCGTAGTACGACGTCGTCGTCGTACAGTTCGAACCAGTTGAATATGAGGAGATCAGCTATGACGAATTCACTAGTGAGAATCGGAACAGTAGAAGGTGATTTGGTGAAGAGAGCGTTAGCGGCTCTGATTCGTCCTTCGTCTCATCAACAACGTCGCCGGGCTAATTTCCAGTGTAGACCTAGCCGGCTCTCCGTCATGTCCAAGGTCTGa